A window of the Egibacter rhizosphaerae genome harbors these coding sequences:
- a CDS encoding PaaX family transcriptional regulator C-terminal domain-containing protein, translating to MRARSQRLLVTLLGEYWSEPGTPIPSATLVSLLGEFGIAPANARAALARLARRGLLERSRNGRRTYYDLTPEAVAVLERGAQRIFGLGRRGASWDGRWTVVIFSVPDAERDLRHLVRSRLRWLTFSPLYDAVWVSPHADPDDVLHLLDQLGLTDVLVMRTSDVSFREGSSQRLEQAWDLAALAERYETFLSRFRPLVERAGRDRIDAAEALVGRTEMVDEWRGIARDDPDLPAQFLPEHFPRAEANEVFMQAYEALKAPARERFEELVAGSADESGSASTASA from the coding sequence GTGCGCGCTCGGTCGCAGCGGCTGCTGGTCACGCTGCTGGGGGAGTACTGGAGCGAACCGGGAACCCCGATCCCGTCGGCCACCCTCGTGTCGCTGCTGGGGGAGTTCGGGATCGCGCCCGCCAACGCTCGCGCCGCACTGGCCCGCCTCGCCCGGCGCGGTCTGCTGGAGCGCTCACGCAACGGCCGGCGCACCTACTACGACCTCACGCCCGAGGCCGTGGCCGTGCTCGAGCGGGGGGCGCAGCGCATCTTCGGTCTCGGGCGCCGCGGCGCGTCGTGGGACGGGCGCTGGACCGTGGTGATCTTCTCCGTGCCCGACGCGGAGCGGGACCTGCGTCACCTGGTGCGCAGCCGTCTGCGGTGGTTGACCTTCTCGCCCCTGTACGACGCCGTGTGGGTCTCGCCCCACGCCGACCCGGACGACGTGCTGCACCTGCTCGACCAGCTGGGGCTCACGGATGTGCTGGTGATGCGCACCAGCGACGTCTCGTTCCGGGAAGGCAGCAGCCAGCGCCTCGAGCAGGCCTGGGACCTCGCCGCGCTCGCCGAGCGGTACGAGACGTTCCTGTCGCGGTTCCGCCCCCTGGTCGAGCGGGCGGGGCGGGACCGGATCGACGCCGCGGAGGCGTTGGTCGGTCGCACCGAGATGGTCGACGAATGGCGCGGCATCGCCCGCGACGACCCGGATCTGCCCGCGCAGTTCCTGCCCGAGCACTTCCCGCGGGCGGAGGCTAACGAGGTGTTCATGCAGGCGTACGAGGCGTTGAAGGCGCCCGCGCGCGAACGCTTCGAGGAGCTCGTAGCCGGTTCGGCCGACGAGTCCGGTTCGGCCTCCACCGCCTCCGCCTAG
- a CDS encoding tetratricopeptide repeat protein, which yields MAETVITTTTAETFDADVVERSRERAVVVDFWADWCGPCHQLAPILERVAGRFTGDVEVRKLDVDAAPAVARRYRVQGIPALKAFRDGRVVAELTGVQTERALEDLFTKLAPSPADRLTAAAEEASEAEAESLLREALAHEPGHAGATVALAQRLADRREIDEAEQLLAAAPQDDRARELASRLALSRAGGGDLDALRERAATDASARVELGRALAGQERYEEALDELLSAVSDRSVREDARAAILEVFAALGDGHDLVARTRPRLANALYA from the coding sequence ATGGCCGAGACCGTGATCACCACCACGACCGCCGAGACGTTCGATGCCGACGTCGTCGAGCGCAGCCGGGAGCGGGCCGTGGTCGTCGACTTCTGGGCCGATTGGTGCGGTCCGTGCCACCAGCTCGCCCCGATACTGGAACGCGTGGCCGGACGGTTCACCGGCGACGTCGAGGTCAGGAAGCTCGACGTCGACGCCGCCCCGGCCGTGGCCCGCCGGTACCGGGTCCAGGGCATCCCGGCGCTCAAGGCGTTCCGGGACGGGCGTGTCGTGGCGGAGCTCACGGGCGTGCAGACCGAGCGGGCGCTGGAGGACCTGTTCACGAAGCTCGCGCCGTCACCCGCGGACCGACTCACCGCCGCCGCCGAGGAGGCCTCCGAAGCGGAGGCCGAGTCGCTGCTGCGCGAGGCACTGGCGCACGAGCCGGGCCACGCCGGGGCGACGGTCGCCCTCGCGCAGCGCCTGGCCGACCGCCGCGAGATCGACGAGGCCGAGCAGCTCCTCGCGGCGGCGCCGCAGGACGACCGGGCTCGCGAGCTGGCCTCGCGGCTCGCGCTCTCCCGCGCCGGCGGCGGTGACCTGGACGCGCTGCGGGAGCGCGCGGCGACCGATGCCTCGGCCCGGGTCGAGCTGGGACGTGCGCTCGCGGGGCAGGAGCGCTACGAGGAAGCGCTCGACGAGCTGTTGTCCGCAGTGAGCGACCGCTCGGTTCGCGAGGACGCCCGCGCCGCGATCCTCGAGGTCTTCGCCGCGCTCGGCGACGGCCACGATCTCGTCGCACGAACTCGGCCGCGGCTCGCGAACGCGCTCTACGCGTAG
- a CDS encoding TRAP transporter small permease, with the protein MGDDATAQGRPPPEDGPEVGPAMERLQDVHGGRLARGLRHVDRALHALAGVTMVGLLLWTVVDILGRSLFSMPLRGTVELTELAVVILVYLGLARVENQDSHIAVDLLFGRLGTRGQLLLRGLAGLLGAGIMGLLTWRLFVFAGDLDAGGYATASWGLPLYPVALVGVVGSTAFVLALLLNAYVALAALVKRR; encoded by the coding sequence ATGGGTGACGACGCTACCGCGCAGGGCCGTCCTCCCCCCGAGGACGGCCCCGAGGTCGGCCCGGCGATGGAACGGCTCCAGGACGTCCACGGCGGACGCCTGGCACGCGGTCTGCGCCACGTGGATCGGGCGCTCCACGCGCTCGCCGGGGTGACGATGGTCGGTCTGCTGCTCTGGACCGTCGTCGACATCCTGGGGCGCTCGCTGTTCTCCATGCCCTTGCGGGGCACGGTGGAGCTCACCGAGCTCGCGGTCGTGATCCTGGTCTACCTCGGGCTCGCGCGAGTCGAGAACCAGGACTCGCACATCGCGGTCGACCTGCTCTTCGGCCGCCTCGGCACCCGGGGTCAGCTATTGCTGCGGGGACTGGCCGGCCTCCTGGGCGCGGGCATCATGGGCCTGCTCACGTGGCGGCTGTTCGTGTTCGCCGGCGACCTGGATGCGGGCGGCTACGCCACGGCCTCCTGGGGACTCCCCCTCTACCCCGTCGCGCTCGTCGGCGTGGTCGGCAGCACCGCCTTCGTGCTCGCGCTGCTGCTCAACGCCTACGTCGCACTGGCGGCGCTCGTGAAGCGGCGCTGA
- a CDS encoding HAD family hydrolase, with protein MALGDGRRRAAAFFDLDKTVVAKSSALAYGRALHREGLISSTTVARTTYAQLSFQLFGADADKMDRSREAMLELMHGWNAARLRELVTEGLDEIIEPMLYPEALELLDEHRRAGHVLFLVSSAGEEIVQPLGSRLGVDRVIATRMGVDDEGRYDGTLDFYCYGPAKADAMRDVAAADQLDLEASYAYSDSITDLPMLEAVGHAVAVNPDRDLRHVAVERGWQVRDFERPESPPRLSHPHAEIVAGAGALSAVAALGWWLYHRRERSDPWSLASTWERLPFDRLAGARNTITRRTSGTLERVAEAGRRS; from the coding sequence ATGGCCCTGGGGGACGGACGGAGGCGAGCTGCCGCGTTCTTCGACCTCGACAAGACCGTCGTGGCGAAGTCCAGCGCGCTCGCGTACGGGCGCGCGCTGCACCGCGAAGGCCTGATCTCGTCGACCACCGTCGCGCGCACGACCTACGCGCAGCTGTCGTTCCAGCTGTTCGGGGCCGACGCGGACAAGATGGATCGCTCACGCGAGGCCATGCTGGAGCTGATGCACGGCTGGAACGCCGCGCGGCTGCGGGAGCTCGTCACCGAGGGCCTCGACGAGATCATCGAGCCGATGCTGTATCCCGAGGCGCTCGAGCTGCTCGACGAGCACCGCCGAGCCGGTCACGTGCTGTTCCTCGTGTCGAGCGCGGGTGAGGAGATCGTGCAGCCGCTGGGAAGCCGGCTCGGCGTCGACCGTGTCATCGCCACCCGCATGGGCGTGGACGACGAGGGGCGCTACGACGGCACGCTCGACTTCTACTGCTACGGACCGGCGAAAGCCGACGCGATGCGTGACGTCGCTGCCGCCGACCAGCTCGATCTCGAGGCGAGCTACGCCTACTCGGACTCGATCACGGACCTGCCGATGCTGGAGGCGGTCGGCCACGCGGTCGCGGTCAACCCGGACCGCGACCTGCGCCATGTCGCGGTCGAGCGAGGCTGGCAGGTGCGCGACTTCGAGCGCCCGGAGTCCCCTCCCCGCCTCTCGCATCCCCACGCCGAGATCGTCGCCGGAGCCGGGGCGCTGTCGGCCGTCGCCGCTCTCGGATGGTGGCTGTACCACCGTCGCGAGCGCAGCGATCCCTGGTCACTCGCCAGTACCTGGGAGCGCCTGCCGTTCGACCGCCTCGCCGGCGCCCGCAACACGATCACCCGTCGGACGAGCGGCACGCTCGAACGCGTCGCCGAGGCGGGGCGCCGCTCGTGA
- a CDS encoding PaaI family thioesterase: MESPFDVLMGTRYVSADPDRAVCELEVTTKLHQPGGIVHGGVYSALAEACASSGGLAWLAGNGIAVGVSNHTDFIRAVREGSLRAEATPLQRGRRLQLWQVAITEAQVGLVAHAKVRLANVRDTPSTPPTSPAEEAG; this comes from the coding sequence GTGGAGAGCCCGTTCGACGTCCTCATGGGCACCCGGTACGTCAGCGCCGATCCCGATCGCGCGGTGTGCGAACTCGAGGTCACCACGAAGCTGCACCAGCCGGGGGGCATCGTCCACGGGGGCGTGTACAGCGCGCTGGCGGAGGCCTGCGCGAGCAGTGGCGGCCTCGCCTGGCTGGCCGGCAACGGCATCGCGGTCGGCGTGAGCAACCACACCGATTTCATTCGTGCCGTCCGCGAGGGATCGTTGCGCGCCGAAGCCACCCCCTTGCAGCGCGGTCGCCGGCTCCAGCTCTGGCAGGTGGCGATCACCGAGGCGCAGGTGGGACTCGTCGCTCACGCCAAGGTGCGCCTGGCCAACGTTCGCGACACCCCGTCCACGCCCCCGACCTCCCCCGCAGAGGAGGCGGGCTGA
- a CDS encoding type II secretion system F family protein — protein sequence MARRDRAEPTTAELTAVRAALAAGAAPAAALAEATTSPGSGGQVALSGAASSARLGVPLAEAAERVPGDGAARLLVRALAVAERAGVGGVAAVDQVLGAVRDRSQLDRLLRVRTAQARVSARVLVLVPLGAWVLLTGLDPGSLGFYATPLGALAGVAAAALLATGWAWSARLVRRAATAGERADPLAPPVGRSRWGRGVAFATPVAFAGAALVGPLTGLAAGVGVAWGASRPVRADTPGARVGGGTAEACELVAIGLDAGLDPAGALDLTSDLVPPAAGPPLARAARRLRAGWSPAEAFEGGPLAPLGAVLDVGHRWGAGTAEPVRRLAADLRDERRAAAEEAVERVQVTLVFPTTLFTLPAFVLGVVPPVLWTAFGS from the coding sequence ATGGCTCGGCGCGATCGGGCCGAACCCACGACCGCGGAGCTGACCGCGGTCCGTGCCGCACTCGCCGCGGGGGCCGCCCCTGCGGCCGCGCTGGCGGAGGCGACCACGTCACCGGGGTCGGGTGGCCAGGTCGCGCTGTCGGGTGCGGCCAGCTCGGCTCGGCTCGGCGTGCCGTTGGCCGAAGCCGCGGAACGGGTGCCCGGCGACGGGGCGGCTCGCCTCCTGGTACGTGCGCTCGCGGTGGCCGAGCGCGCGGGAGTGGGCGGCGTCGCGGCGGTCGACCAGGTGCTCGGCGCCGTGCGGGACCGCTCCCAGCTGGATCGGTTGCTGCGGGTGCGGACCGCGCAGGCCCGTGTGTCGGCCCGGGTCCTCGTGCTCGTACCGCTGGGTGCCTGGGTGCTGCTCACCGGCCTCGATCCCGGCTCACTGGGGTTCTACGCCACACCGCTGGGAGCGCTGGCGGGAGTGGCTGCGGCGGCGTTGTTGGCCACGGGGTGGGCTTGGTCGGCCCGCCTGGTCCGACGTGCCGCCACGGCGGGCGAGCGGGCGGATCCCCTCGCGCCGCCGGTCGGGCGTTCGCGGTGGGGGCGCGGTGTGGCGTTCGCGACGCCCGTGGCGTTCGCCGGTGCGGCGCTGGTGGGGCCGCTCACCGGGCTCGCGGCCGGCGTGGGCGTCGCCTGGGGCGCCTCCCGCCCGGTGAGGGCCGACACGCCCGGAGCACGGGTGGGCGGGGGAACCGCCGAAGCGTGCGAGCTCGTCGCGATCGGCCTCGACGCCGGACTCGACCCGGCCGGGGCGCTCGACCTCACGAGCGATCTGGTCCCACCGGCCGCCGGCCCACCACTGGCGCGTGCGGCGCGTCGTCTGCGGGCCGGCTGGAGCCCCGCCGAGGCGTTCGAAGGAGGCCCACTCGCACCCTTGGGTGCGGTGCTCGACGTCGGTCACCGGTGGGGCGCGGGTACCGCGGAGCCGGTGCGACGCCTCGCGGCGGATCTGCGCGACGAGCGCCGCGCCGCCGCCGAGGAGGCCGTCGAGCGGGTGCAGGTCACGCTCGTGTTCCCGACGACGCTGTTCACCCTGCCCGCGTTCGTGCTCGGCGTGGTGCCGCCCGTGCTGTGGACCGCGTTCGGCAGCTGA
- a CDS encoding SDR family oxidoreductase: protein MSDTDLEGRAILVTGAGGGLGRSHALLLAERGARVLVNDLGGDLAGQGQDPSAAEAVAAEITDAGGEAEADNGSVASEQDAVALVQRALDRFGRLDGIVNNAGILRDRSFAKMTREEFDAVLDVHLRGTFNVTSAAWPHLREQASGAIVNTTSGAGLFGNFGQANYSAAKMGIVGLTRTLAIEGARYGIRVNAVSPIATSRMTETILSEEQQELLAPEYVSPVVAYLLSDACRETGAIVAAGGGHVARVAVAQGDGVQFDRVPTPDEVADHWGDITTVNGGAEYRGTGAAEQTERLFRRLSHPAG from the coding sequence ATGAGTGATACCGACCTGGAGGGGCGCGCCATTCTCGTGACCGGCGCCGGCGGTGGCTTGGGCCGCAGTCACGCCCTGCTGCTCGCCGAGCGCGGCGCGCGCGTCCTCGTCAACGATCTCGGCGGCGACCTCGCTGGACAAGGTCAGGACCCCAGTGCGGCGGAGGCGGTCGCCGCGGAGATCACCGACGCGGGCGGCGAGGCGGAGGCCGACAACGGCTCGGTCGCGAGCGAGCAGGACGCCGTGGCGCTCGTGCAGCGCGCACTGGATCGGTTCGGACGCCTCGACGGCATCGTCAACAACGCCGGGATCCTGCGTGACCGGTCGTTCGCGAAGATGACGCGCGAGGAGTTCGACGCCGTCCTGGACGTGCACCTGCGGGGGACGTTCAACGTGACCAGCGCGGCGTGGCCGCACCTTCGGGAGCAGGCGTCCGGCGCGATCGTGAACACCACCTCGGGAGCGGGCCTCTTCGGCAACTTCGGGCAGGCCAACTACAGCGCGGCGAAGATGGGGATCGTCGGGTTGACGCGCACCCTCGCCATCGAGGGCGCCCGCTACGGCATCCGCGTGAACGCCGTCTCGCCGATCGCGACCTCGCGCATGACCGAGACGATCCTGTCGGAGGAGCAGCAGGAGCTGCTCGCCCCCGAGTACGTGTCGCCCGTCGTCGCCTACCTCCTCTCGGACGCCTGTCGCGAGACGGGCGCGATCGTCGCCGCCGGCGGCGGGCACGTGGCACGCGTCGCGGTCGCCCAGGGGGACGGCGTCCAGTTCGACCGCGTGCCCACGCCCGACGAGGTCGCCGACCACTGGGGCGACATCACGACGGTGAACGGCGGCGCGGAGTACCGGGGCACCGGCGCGGCCGAGCAGACCGAGCGCCTGTTCCGCCGACTCTCGCACCCGGCGGGCTAG
- a CDS encoding TRAP transporter substrate-binding protein translates to MTRIMSRFARGLIAASVLALLLVACEDAEETTDDEPEDEAEAEPDEAADDDDEADEADDEDEADHEDAEADDEADHEADEADEADDVDFGDEVTLTFGHPFPPTDPIQVNVWEPWVEDVREATDGTVDVEIHAGGALAGGDAIYENVVAGAQDIGWTMPGYTPGRFPITQIIEAPFVFEDAVQGTEVAHELWDEFDAFRDEYDDTEVLALWAMDTGDLFTRDEPVETLEDVEGLTVRSPAPLQTDALEEMGASATGMPGPEIYDSIERGVIDGYKLANSATRVFDLGDTTDYRTECNCYTGAFVLVMSPAAWEQLSPAQQDAIADLTGNDLALELAEAHAAAAAEVEEEYWPEHDVEAVELSDDEFDRWFEAVDPVFQSWIEEREEEGVPGTEMADRVFELTGRGE, encoded by the coding sequence ATGACACGCATCATGAGCCGGTTCGCGAGAGGCCTCATCGCCGCGAGCGTGCTCGCGCTGCTGTTGGTGGCGTGCGAGGACGCCGAGGAGACGACCGACGACGAGCCCGAGGACGAAGCGGAGGCCGAACCCGACGAGGCGGCCGACGATGACGACGAGGCTGACGAAGCCGACGACGAAGACGAAGCCGACCACGAAGACGCCGAAGCCGACGACGAAGCCGACCACGAAGCCGACGAGGCCGACGAGGCCGACGACGTCGACTTCGGCGACGAGGTGACGCTGACCTTCGGTCACCCGTTCCCACCGACCGACCCGATCCAGGTGAACGTTTGGGAGCCCTGGGTCGAGGACGTCCGCGAGGCGACGGACGGGACCGTCGACGTCGAGATCCACGCCGGTGGGGCGCTGGCGGGCGGTGACGCGATCTACGAGAACGTGGTGGCCGGCGCCCAGGACATCGGATGGACCATGCCCGGCTACACGCCGGGACGCTTCCCCATCACGCAGATCATCGAGGCGCCGTTCGTGTTCGAGGACGCGGTCCAGGGCACCGAGGTCGCTCACGAGCTGTGGGACGAGTTCGACGCCTTCCGCGACGAGTACGACGACACCGAGGTGCTGGCGCTCTGGGCGATGGACACGGGTGACCTCTTCACCCGCGACGAACCGGTCGAGACGCTCGAGGACGTGGAGGGCCTGACGGTCCGCAGCCCCGCCCCCCTCCAGACAGACGCGCTGGAGGAGATGGGCGCCTCGGCCACCGGCATGCCGGGGCCCGAGATCTACGACTCGATCGAGCGCGGGGTGATCGACGGCTACAAGCTGGCGAACTCCGCGACACGGGTGTTCGACCTCGGCGACACGACCGACTACCGCACCGAGTGCAACTGCTACACCGGAGCCTTCGTCCTGGTGATGAGCCCCGCCGCGTGGGAGCAGCTGTCACCCGCGCAGCAGGACGCCATCGCCGATCTCACCGGCAACGACCTCGCGCTCGAGCTCGCCGAGGCGCACGCGGCGGCCGCCGCCGAGGTCGAGGAGGAGTACTGGCCCGAGCACGACGTCGAGGCGGTCGAGCTGTCCGACGACGAGTTCGACCGCTGGTTCGAGGCCGTGGATCCGGTGTTCCAGTCGTGGATCGAGGAACGCGAGGAGGAGGGAGTCCCCGGGACCGAGATGGCCGACCGCGTGTTCGAGCTCACGGGTCGAGGGGAGTGA
- a CDS encoding CpaF family protein codes for MTAAPTLARIRRRVAEDPEVARAGSGADRVPAVRAAVARAVRSEGLLLPHDELARLVRELTDELAGLGPLEPLLRDPAVTDVLVNGPREVWVERAGRLERTDVTFDDGDAVHQAVLRVVGPLGYRLDRARPHVDARLPDGSRLHAVLPPLAPDGPLVAIRRFAPVAMSWDDLTSSGAVPEDVRDLLRDAVAERRAIVCCGRTGAGKTTLLGRLVDDVGADERVVLVEDAPELRPRCPHAVRLETREANAEGVGETTIHDLVRQALRMRPDRIVVGEVRGVELVDVLQALATGHEGCMTTVHARAADEALVRMEGMALLAGLPLDAVRAQLAVALDLLVVLGRERDGARGVVEVAEVQRRGDGELGARRLWLRGG; via the coding sequence ATGACCGCGGCACCCACCCTCGCGCGCATCCGACGGCGCGTGGCCGAGGACCCGGAGGTGGCCCGAGCGGGCAGCGGAGCGGACCGCGTTCCTGCCGTCCGTGCCGCCGTCGCCCGCGCCGTGCGCAGCGAGGGTCTGCTGCTGCCCCATGACGAACTCGCCCGCCTCGTCCGCGAGCTCACTGACGAGCTCGCCGGGCTCGGTCCGCTCGAACCGCTGCTACGCGACCCCGCCGTCACCGACGTCCTGGTGAACGGCCCTCGGGAGGTCTGGGTGGAACGGGCCGGACGGCTCGAGCGCACCGACGTCACGTTCGACGACGGTGATGCGGTGCACCAGGCGGTCCTGCGCGTCGTCGGGCCGCTCGGCTACCGCCTCGACCGGGCCCGCCCCCACGTGGATGCGCGCCTTCCGGACGGCAGCCGCCTGCATGCGGTCCTCCCGCCGCTCGCTCCGGACGGCCCGCTCGTCGCGATCCGCCGCTTCGCGCCGGTCGCGATGAGCTGGGACGACCTCACCTCCAGCGGTGCGGTGCCCGAGGACGTCCGCGACCTGTTGCGTGACGCGGTGGCCGAGCGGCGCGCGATCGTGTGCTGCGGGCGTACCGGGGCCGGCAAGACCACGTTGCTCGGGCGGTTGGTCGACGACGTCGGTGCGGACGAGCGGGTCGTCCTCGTCGAGGACGCGCCGGAGCTGCGGCCCCGTTGCCCGCACGCGGTGCGGCTGGAGACGCGGGAGGCCAACGCCGAGGGGGTGGGCGAGACCACGATCCACGACCTCGTGCGCCAGGCGCTGCGCATGCGGCCGGACCGGATCGTGGTGGGAGAGGTCCGAGGTGTGGAGCTCGTCGACGTGCTCCAGGCGCTCGCGACGGGCCACGAGGGCTGCATGACGACCGTGCACGCACGGGCGGCCGACGAGGCGCTGGTGCGCATGGAGGGCATGGCGCTGCTCGCGGGCCTGCCGCTCGACGCCGTCCGGGCGCAGCTGGCAGTGGCCCTCGACCTGCTCGTGGTGCTCGGGCGCGAGCGCGACGGCGCCCGCGGGGTGGTCGAGGTCGCCGAGGTCCAGCGGCGCGGCGACGGGGAGCTCGGCGCGCGCCGACTGTGGCTGCGGGGCGGTTGA
- a CDS encoding proteasome activator, with protein MSDPNATPAQGQEAASGGDDSVEMVEHGRDGSSIHEPTKLMRIAVMLREMQEEVRRAEPDEGGRQQLRQVQERAVAEMRAVLSQDLQDELDALLIPHQEDAPSESQIRIAQAQLIGWLEGLFQGIQAAVFNQQMQARQQLEQMRQQGALPPGPQGSQGGRERHGTGQYL; from the coding sequence ATGAGCGATCCGAACGCCACGCCAGCGCAAGGGCAAGAGGCCGCGTCCGGTGGGGACGACTCCGTCGAGATGGTGGAGCACGGCCGCGACGGCTCGTCGATCCACGAGCCCACCAAGCTGATGCGCATCGCGGTGATGCTCCGCGAGATGCAGGAGGAGGTGCGCCGCGCCGAGCCGGACGAGGGTGGGCGTCAGCAACTCAGGCAGGTGCAGGAGCGCGCAGTCGCCGAGATGCGCGCCGTGCTCTCGCAGGACCTGCAGGACGAGCTGGACGCGTTGCTGATCCCCCACCAGGAGGACGCCCCGAGCGAGTCGCAGATCCGCATCGCGCAGGCGCAGTTGATCGGTTGGCTGGAAGGGCTGTTCCAGGGGATCCAGGCGGCGGTGTTCAACCAGCAGATGCAGGCGCGTCAGCAGCTCGAGCAGATGCGGCAGCAGGGTGCACTCCCGCCGGGGCCGCAGGGTTCCCAGGGCGGTCGCGAGCGGCACGGGACGGGCCAGTACCTCTAG